From the genome of Streptomyces sp. NBC_00659, one region includes:
- a CDS encoding VOC family protein: MTPTPVPAPAPVHWKLVIDSADPHAQADFWSAALGYTVEDNSAFIERLLSLGALPAEATVDFHGRPAFRDLIAVRHPDDPYDEERGTGLGRRLLFQRVPEPKTQKNRLHLDLHPGDGRRAAEVERLTSLGAGVLREVKEPAGEWVVMTDPEGNEFCVH; the protein is encoded by the coding sequence ATGACGCCGACCCCCGTGCCCGCACCCGCACCCGTCCACTGGAAACTCGTCATCGACTCCGCGGATCCACACGCGCAGGCCGACTTCTGGTCCGCCGCGCTCGGGTACACGGTCGAGGACAACAGCGCCTTCATCGAGCGACTGCTGAGCCTCGGCGCCCTGCCGGCCGAGGCGACCGTCGACTTCCACGGCCGCCCGGCCTTCCGGGACCTGATCGCCGTACGGCATCCCGATGACCCGTACGACGAGGAACGCGGTACCGGCCTCGGGCGGCGCCTGCTGTTCCAGCGGGTCCCCGAACCCAAGACGCAGAAGAACCGGCTCCACCTCGACCTGCATCCCGGCGACGGGCGCCGCGCCGCCGAGGTCGAGCGTCTGACGTCGCTGGGCGCCGGCGTCCTGCGAGAGGTGAAGGAACCCGCGGGCGAGTGGGTCGTGATGACGGACCCCGAGGGCAACGAGTTCTGCGTCCACTGA